In Limibacter armeniacum, a single window of DNA contains:
- a CDS encoding DUF4249 domain-containing protein has translation MKNLLFYILLLSTLSVFCSCEKLVNPDLITIDPVVVVDAQIGNDTSYVRLTRTTAFSSAEPIPVIQEASVRLKEDGKDVEYLFREQFPGWYIPISKNFEPVPGRSYILSAVTEGVSYVATSQMQPQPVLDTVMVNFVEDGRDDFRDEGYYISLLFQDTPIRSDYYRVEAFLNGFNLSLLPDVGIMLESDNGKDGRLLVYEIPYAFSDGDSVSVKLRSLSEDSFEYYNSLKLLSDAGSPSQAVPENPPSNVKADADDIKALGLFSAENTTSIEVVIGGVDEEE, from the coding sequence ATGAAAAACCTGTTGTTCTATATCCTTTTACTATCCACTTTGTCAGTTTTTTGTTCCTGTGAAAAACTGGTAAACCCAGACCTGATTACAATTGATCCGGTGGTGGTAGTGGATGCGCAAATAGGAAATGATACTTCTTACGTTCGTCTTACGCGAACTACAGCTTTTTCATCTGCTGAACCAATACCAGTTATTCAGGAGGCGTCAGTACGTTTGAAGGAAGATGGGAAAGATGTAGAATATCTTTTCAGGGAACAGTTTCCCGGTTGGTATATTCCAATTTCCAAAAACTTTGAACCTGTACCGGGTAGGAGCTATATATTAAGTGCCGTGACCGAAGGTGTTTCTTATGTAGCAACGTCACAGATGCAACCTCAGCCAGTCTTGGATACCGTGATGGTTAATTTTGTTGAAGATGGTAGAGATGATTTCAGAGATGAAGGGTATTATATCTCTCTGCTTTTTCAGGATACGCCTATCAGGTCTGACTACTATCGGGTGGAAGCATTTTTAAATGGTTTTAACCTAAGCTTATTGCCTGATGTAGGTATCATGTTAGAGAGTGATAATGGAAAGGATGGAAGGCTACTGGTGTATGAAATTCCTTATGCATTCTCTGATGGCGATAGTGTATCTGTAAAATTAAGGTCGTTGTCTGAAGACTCTTTTGAGTATTACAATAGTCTGAAACTCCTTTCAGATGCGGGAAGCCCCTCGCAGGCAGTTCCTGAGAACCCTCCTTCCAATGTGAAAGCTGATGCGGATGATATCAAGGCGTTAGGGTTGTTTTCAGCAGAAAATACCACCAGTATTGAAGTAGTTATTGGCGGTGTTGACGAAGAAGAGTAG
- a CDS encoding endonuclease/exonuclease/phosphatase family protein — MYWFTIVISALAILSAQISPENVPFSTWLTLALPAVVLLQSGLATWWIFNRKWQKAIPSILMLTYGAHFINAFVGTGVPSTKKTDLSVLSYNVQVFNVYKHLNNDFQESEAILQFLENDQSDIKCFQEFYNQDRNGKNQPEGLFRTIERLQKNGYNAHAVPITTNHMGDQFGLAIFSRFPITNTGKIQLPYTKGTSNGAIYADVQIGKETVRIINTHLHSMVFSEDRNIQHAGIFMKAWRMLTKYRKSQSRRAEQVNILYKFIQESPYRTILCGDFNDTPFSYPYQRIRSILKNAFEEKGIGLGFTLNHSKLFFLRLDNQFYSKGLQTNNFNTLQVPYSDHFPIKGNYRLVNR, encoded by the coding sequence ATGTATTGGTTTACTATTGTCATTTCTGCGCTGGCTATTCTCTCCGCTCAGATATCTCCTGAAAACGTCCCGTTCAGTACTTGGCTGACGCTCGCACTACCTGCTGTTGTACTGCTTCAGAGCGGACTTGCTACATGGTGGATTTTCAACCGCAAATGGCAAAAAGCCATCCCTTCTATCCTGATGCTTACTTATGGAGCACACTTCATCAATGCCTTTGTTGGCACTGGAGTACCATCTACCAAAAAGACTGACCTCTCTGTATTGAGTTACAACGTTCAGGTTTTCAATGTTTACAAGCACCTAAACAATGACTTTCAGGAAAGTGAAGCTATTCTACAGTTTCTAGAGAACGATCAAAGCGATATCAAATGTTTTCAAGAGTTTTACAATCAGGATCGAAATGGGAAAAACCAACCAGAAGGGCTATTCAGAACAATTGAAAGACTTCAAAAAAATGGTTACAACGCTCATGCAGTACCGATTACCACCAACCATATGGGCGATCAATTTGGTCTCGCCATCTTCAGCCGATTTCCCATCACCAACACAGGAAAGATCCAACTACCCTATACAAAAGGCACATCCAATGGAGCTATTTATGCAGATGTTCAGATAGGTAAAGAAACAGTCAGAATCATAAATACTCACCTACACTCAATGGTGTTTAGCGAGGACCGCAACATTCAACATGCGGGTATTTTTATGAAAGCTTGGCGAATGCTAACCAAGTACCGAAAAAGTCAATCCAGAAGGGCTGAACAAGTCAATATCCTATATAAGTTTATACAGGAAAGCCCTTACCGCACAATCCTTTGTGGAGATTTCAATGATACACCTTTCAGTTATCCCTATCAGAGAATCAGGTCAATCCTAAAAAATGCTTTTGAAGAAAAAGGAATTGGCCTTGGCTTCACCCTGAACCACTCTAAGCTTTTCTTCCTTAGATTAGACAACCAGTTTTACAGTAAAGGGCTACAAACCAACAATTTCAACACTCTTCAAGTACCCTATTCTGATCACTTCCCGATCAAAGGCAATTACCGATTGGTAAACAGGTAG
- the hpt gene encoding hypoxanthine phosphoribosyltransferase: MKIWNKEFVPFISKEEIAKRVKELGEQITDVYKGEELVIIGVLNGSFMFTSDLAKEIAMPAEVQFVRYASYEATESTGVVRELIGFTDNVKGKHVLIVEDIVDSGRTMKKLLEEVNQFEPASVKVVSLLFKPEALKVDVQVDYVGFEIDPRFVVGYGLDYDGLGRNIEEILVLKS; this comes from the coding sequence ATGAAAATCTGGAATAAAGAATTTGTACCTTTTATTAGTAAGGAAGAGATAGCGAAGCGTGTAAAGGAACTGGGTGAGCAGATCACGGATGTATATAAGGGGGAGGAGCTAGTCATTATTGGCGTTCTGAATGGATCCTTTATGTTTACATCAGACTTGGCTAAAGAAATTGCCATGCCTGCTGAGGTACAGTTTGTGCGCTATGCGTCTTATGAAGCCACTGAAAGTACAGGAGTAGTCAGAGAGCTTATCGGTTTTACAGACAATGTAAAAGGTAAGCATGTACTGATTGTAGAAGACATTGTTGACAGTGGTCGTACAATGAAGAAGTTACTGGAAGAAGTAAACCAATTTGAGCCAGCTTCAGTGAAAGTAGTTTCCTTGCTGTTTAAGCCGGAGGCTTTGAAGGTTGATGTTCAAGTGGATTATGTTGGTTTTGAGATTGATCCAAGGTTTGTTGTTGGATATGGCTTGGACTATGACGGATTAGGTAGAAATATTGAAGAGATCCTTGTGCTCAAATCATAA
- a CDS encoding AlbA family DNA-binding domain-containing protein, translated as MELSELRRLVNSGEGTHIEFKKKVADPLKITKEVVAFANATGGYLIVGVSDDGKIDGVREPEGELYILEEEIRKRCKPSVHYTVHKVPLNRNIHVLVLEIKESTQKPVFLAYNLKTGRGKAYIRVADKSVQMSKVVRNILKESRRELIQGFSYGVNEQWVLRYLDEHERVTLKEFSEKAKISQEDAEAVLVSLTVSNVLEVLPSEVQDIFRLKPNA; from the coding sequence GTGGAACTATCAGAATTAAGAAGGCTGGTCAACAGCGGAGAGGGAACTCATATTGAGTTTAAGAAAAAAGTGGCAGATCCACTGAAAATCACAAAAGAGGTAGTGGCTTTTGCCAATGCTACAGGTGGGTACCTGATTGTAGGGGTCAGTGATGATGGGAAAATAGATGGCGTGAGGGAACCTGAAGGAGAGCTCTATATTCTGGAGGAAGAAATCCGAAAGCGTTGCAAGCCATCAGTTCACTATACTGTTCATAAGGTTCCGTTGAATAGAAACATTCATGTACTGGTATTGGAGATAAAAGAGAGTACTCAAAAACCCGTGTTTTTGGCATATAACCTCAAGACAGGTAGGGGAAAGGCTTATATCAGAGTTGCTGACAAAAGTGTACAGATGAGTAAGGTTGTCAGGAATATCCTGAAAGAAAGCAGGAGAGAGTTGATACAGGGATTCAGTTACGGAGTCAATGAGCAGTGGGTATTGAGGTACTTGGACGAGCATGAGAGGGTTACGCTGAAAGAGTTTTCAGAGAAGGCCAAGATCTCACAGGAAGACGCTGAGGCGGTACTGGTGAGTTTGACGGTTTCAAATGTGTTGGAAGTTTTGCCAAGTGAAGTGCAGGATATCTTCCGTCTGAAACCGAATGCATAA
- the pulA gene encoding type I pullulanase translates to MNKKQLLTSAILIGSTILGGCQQAEKPQYKDYDQMPVYKGTDLGITYHPDATAFKLWSPAAEEVKVNLYDNDLGGKPTKTYTLEKGEQDVWSLSINEDLKGKYYTFEVKSEGKWLNETPGIYAKAVGTNGLRGMIVDMASTNPEGWENDTRPPLKNINDIILYELHVRDITISENAGSQYPGKFLGLAESGLKGPEGVSTGLDHIAEMGVTHVHILPAFDYKTIDESKLDQPQYNWGYDPQNYNVPEGSYSTDPADGAVRIKEFKQMVKAMHDKGLRVVLDVVYNHTFDRDRAYFNQELPGYYYRHWEDGKYSDASACGNETASDRAMMRKYMIESVLYWAKEYHLDGFRFDLMGIHDIETMNQLTAALKEVDPSIYVYGEGWTASDSPLPVEKRALKAHMPQMGQVAAFSDDMRDAIKGHWSEEKGKGFVSGKEGTAESVKFGIVASTQHPDVNYAAVNYSKEPWANEPAQTINYVSCHDNHTLYDKLKVSNEEASEEEIKKMHKLSNAIVLTSQGIPFLHAGVEMMRTKFGVENSYNSPDSINRIRWEWKVENKDVVDYYKGLIAVRKAHPAFRMPTAEMIQKHLKFMSFKNPLTVGYTIEGHANGDKAEQIMVIFNGNKGPQNLNVPKGRWLVIVDDKKADPTGVRRLEGGNITVPGRTALVMVK, encoded by the coding sequence ATGAACAAAAAACAGCTTTTAACTAGTGCCATACTAATAGGATCAACAATTTTAGGCGGCTGCCAACAGGCTGAAAAGCCACAATACAAAGATTATGACCAAATGCCTGTTTACAAAGGCACAGACCTTGGCATAACATACCACCCAGATGCCACTGCTTTTAAATTATGGTCACCGGCTGCTGAAGAGGTCAAGGTAAACCTTTATGACAATGACCTAGGCGGAAAGCCAACTAAAACCTACACACTTGAAAAAGGGGAACAGGACGTTTGGAGTCTTAGCATAAATGAAGACCTCAAAGGCAAGTACTATACATTTGAGGTAAAGTCAGAAGGTAAATGGCTCAATGAGACACCTGGAATCTATGCAAAAGCGGTAGGTACCAATGGTCTGAGAGGCATGATTGTAGATATGGCATCCACCAACCCTGAAGGGTGGGAAAATGATACACGACCTCCACTTAAGAATATCAATGACATTATCTTATATGAGTTGCATGTAAGGGATATCACCATTTCTGAAAATGCCGGAAGCCAATATCCAGGTAAGTTTTTGGGGCTAGCAGAAAGTGGCCTAAAAGGTCCAGAAGGAGTCTCTACAGGTTTGGATCACATTGCAGAAATGGGTGTTACTCACGTCCATATTCTACCAGCTTTCGATTACAAGACTATTGACGAAAGCAAGTTGGACCAACCACAATACAACTGGGGCTACGACCCCCAAAATTACAATGTTCCTGAAGGCTCCTATTCTACTGACCCTGCTGATGGTGCTGTTAGAATCAAAGAGTTTAAGCAAATGGTCAAGGCTATGCATGACAAAGGGCTAAGAGTAGTACTGGACGTCGTTTATAACCATACTTTTGATAGAGACAGAGCTTACTTCAATCAGGAATTACCAGGGTATTACTATCGCCATTGGGAAGATGGCAAATACTCAGATGCTTCTGCCTGTGGCAATGAGACTGCTTCAGACAGAGCCATGATGCGTAAGTACATGATTGAGTCGGTTCTCTATTGGGCAAAAGAATATCATTTGGATGGTTTCCGTTTTGACCTAATGGGAATTCATGACATTGAGACCATGAATCAGCTTACAGCGGCACTCAAGGAAGTTGACCCAAGTATTTATGTATATGGAGAAGGATGGACCGCTAGTGACAGTCCATTGCCTGTAGAAAAACGTGCCCTCAAAGCACATATGCCACAAATGGGTCAGGTAGCAGCCTTTTCAGATGATATGCGTGATGCCATTAAGGGGCATTGGTCTGAAGAGAAAGGCAAAGGCTTTGTATCGGGCAAGGAAGGTACAGCTGAAAGTGTCAAGTTCGGGATTGTTGCCTCTACACAGCACCCTGATGTCAACTATGCAGCAGTGAATTACTCCAAAGAGCCTTGGGCTAACGAACCTGCTCAGACCATCAACTACGTATCCTGCCATGATAACCACACACTGTATGACAAGCTGAAGGTTTCAAATGAGGAGGCTTCGGAAGAAGAAATCAAGAAAATGCATAAGCTTTCAAACGCTATTGTGTTAACCTCTCAAGGTATTCCATTCCTACATGCAGGTGTTGAAATGATGAGAACCAAATTCGGCGTAGAAAATTCATACAACAGTCCTGATTCTATCAACCGCATTCGCTGGGAGTGGAAAGTTGAAAACAAAGATGTAGTAGATTACTACAAGGGACTGATCGCAGTACGCAAGGCACACCCTGCCTTCAGAATGCCTACTGCTGAAATGATTCAAAAGCATTTGAAGTTTATGTCTTTCAAAAACCCTTTGACAGTAGGTTATACCATAGAAGGACATGCCAATGGAGATAAGGCAGAACAAATCATGGTCATCTTTAATGGTAACAAAGGCCCTCAAAACCTGAATGTTCCCAAAGGACGTTGGTTGGTGATTGTGGATGACAAGAAAGCCGATCCTACAGGAGTTAGACGTTTGGAAGGTGGTAACATCACTGTTCCGGGAAGAACAGCACTGGTAATGGTCAAATAA